Proteins from one Prevotella sp. E2-28 genomic window:
- a CDS encoding glycoside hydrolase family 28 protein — MLRKLFTILFVAVAMCASAKNPYKSYTANLPFAIQEFKAPKIPNRQVLLSDFNADPTGAALCTEAFAKAINTLSQQGGGHLIVPRGVWLTGPIVLKSNIDFHLEKGAVVLFAADESLYPLIETSFEGLDTRRCQSPLSANGAENISITGDGVIDGNGQYWRPVKKSKVTESHWKRVLEIPGSVAMRKDYWVPSEGYAKGEKGANMNVPKAETEEEWQAVKRFLRPVMVSLVNCKNVLLQGVIFQNSPAWNIHPLMCENIIIDRVLARNPAYAQNGDALDLESCRNALIINSRFDAGDDGICIKSGKDKDGRRRGRPCENVVVDGCTVFAGHGGFVVGSEMSGGVRNISVKNCQFVGTDVGLRFKSTRGRGGIVENIFIDGISMTDIATYAVTFNMYYGGKSVAEVLADGGTNTDVPSMPVTEETPIFRNIDIRNVNCYHAGYAMEFNGLPEMPIDGINLENINISARHDASFQYSKNITKKNVNITLY; from the coding sequence ATGCTTCGAAAACTATTTACTATTCTGTTTGTTGCTGTTGCTATGTGTGCATCAGCCAAAAACCCTTACAAGTCATATACTGCAAACCTGCCATTTGCTATTCAGGAGTTCAAGGCTCCCAAGATTCCCAATCGTCAGGTTCTTTTATCCGATTTCAATGCCGACCCCACAGGTGCTGCGCTCTGTACGGAAGCCTTTGCTAAGGCCATCAATACGCTGAGTCAGCAGGGTGGGGGACATCTTATCGTGCCGCGTGGCGTTTGGCTCACTGGTCCTATTGTGCTCAAGTCGAATATTGACTTCCATTTGGAGAAAGGTGCCGTGGTGCTCTTTGCAGCCGACGAGTCGCTTTATCCGCTTATTGAGACCTCTTTCGAGGGCTTGGACACCCGTCGTTGTCAGTCGCCCCTGAGTGCCAATGGTGCTGAGAATATCAGTATCACGGGCGATGGCGTTATTGATGGCAATGGCCAGTATTGGCGTCCTGTGAAGAAAAGTAAGGTTACTGAGAGTCATTGGAAACGCGTGCTCGAAATTCCTGGTAGTGTGGCTATGAGGAAAGACTATTGGGTACCTTCCGAGGGTTATGCCAAGGGAGAAAAGGGCGCTAATATGAACGTTCCAAAGGCTGAGACCGAAGAAGAGTGGCAGGCCGTGAAGCGTTTCCTGCGCCCAGTAATGGTAAGCCTCGTTAATTGTAAAAACGTGCTCCTTCAGGGCGTTATTTTCCAGAACTCGCCTGCTTGGAACATCCATCCCCTGATGTGCGAGAATATCATCATTGATCGTGTCTTGGCTCGCAATCCGGCCTATGCTCAGAATGGTGATGCCCTCGACCTTGAGTCGTGCCGTAACGCCTTGATTATCAACTCACGTTTCGATGCTGGCGATGATGGTATCTGTATTAAGAGTGGTAAGGATAAGGATGGACGTCGTCGTGGTCGTCCCTGCGAGAATGTGGTGGTCGATGGCTGTACCGTCTTTGCTGGTCATGGTGGCTTCGTCGTAGGCTCAGAGATGAGTGGTGGCGTCAGGAATATCTCCGTAAAGAATTGTCAGTTCGTGGGCACCGATGTTGGCCTGCGCTTTAAATCTACTCGTGGACGTGGCGGTATCGTAGAGAATATCTTCATTGATGGCATTTCTATGACCGATATCGCTACCTATGCCGTCACCTTTAATATGTATTATGGTGGAAAGTCGGTGGCCGAGGTCTTGGCCGATGGTGGTACGAATACAGATGTGCCTTCGATGCCTGTTACAGAGGAGACGCCAATCTTCCGCAATATCGACATTCGCAACGTGAACTGCTATCATGCCGGCTATGCTATGGAGTTCAACGGACTGCCTGAGATGCCTATCGATGGTATCAACCTTGAGAATATCAATATCTCAGCCCGTCATGATGCTAGCTTCCAATACAGCAAGAATATCACGAAGAAGAACGTCAATATCACGCTGTATTAA
- a CDS encoding prephenate dehydrogenase/arogenate dehydrogenase family protein, producing the protein MKILVMGAGKMGSFFIDLLSFDHEVAVFERDAKRMRFTYNCQRFTTYEEIKAFEPELLINAVTLKYTIPVFKEVIPYLPKECIISDIASVKTDLKDFYEQTGMRYVSTHPMFGPTFANLQQLSEENAIIISEGDYMGRIFFKDLYQKLGLNIYEYTFEEHDKTVAYSLSIPFVSTFVFAAVMKHQDAPGTTFKRHMRIAKGVLNEDDYLLQEILFNPYTHDQVSQIRTELKELLEIIDNKDADGMKRYLTKIRDNVRRDIEIKR; encoded by the coding sequence ATGAAAATATTAGTTATGGGAGCAGGTAAGATGGGTAGTTTCTTCATCGACCTGCTGAGCTTCGACCACGAGGTGGCTGTGTTTGAGCGCGATGCTAAGCGTATGCGCTTTACATACAACTGCCAGCGGTTTACTACATACGAGGAAATCAAGGCGTTTGAGCCAGAGTTGCTGATTAATGCCGTAACGCTGAAATATACTATTCCTGTATTTAAGGAGGTGATTCCTTATCTGCCTAAGGAGTGTATCATCAGCGATATTGCCAGCGTGAAGACTGACTTAAAGGATTTTTACGAGCAGACGGGTATGCGTTACGTTTCTACGCACCCTATGTTCGGTCCTACGTTTGCTAATCTACAGCAACTCTCTGAAGAGAATGCTATCATTATTAGTGAAGGCGACTATATGGGACGCATCTTCTTCAAGGATCTTTATCAGAAGTTGGGACTCAATATCTATGAGTACACTTTCGAGGAACACGATAAAACGGTGGCTTACTCTTTGAGTATTCCCTTCGTTTCCACCTTCGTTTTTGCTGCTGTGATGAAGCATCAGGATGCCCCAGGTACTACCTTCAAGCGCCACATGCGTATTGCCAAGGGCGTGCTCAATGAAGATGACTATCTGCTTCAGGAAATCCTGTTCAACCCCTACACTCACGACCAGGTGTCACAGATCCGTACGGAGTTGAAGGAACTCCTTGAAATTATCGATAATAAGGATGCTGACGGAATGAAGCGTTATCTCACTAAGATTCGCGATAATGTGCGTCGTGACATCGAAATAAAGCGATAA
- the aat gene encoding leucyl/phenylalanyl-tRNA--protein transferase: MIYQLDDDLWFPDPRLADDDGCLAVGGDLSIDRLLLAYQHGIFPWFSFRDNEEPVWYCPHERFVIFPNEIHISHSMRTLLNKKKYTFSLNEDFEGVIHNCSKLRYEEEGAWLGEDIINAYTELHHQGFAASVEVWEKDDSERGKRLVGGLYGVNIGSAFFGESMFSLVPSGSKLALIYLAKTMQELDGSIIDCQLKTAHLESMGGRYISYDEYMRLIQS, translated from the coding sequence ATGATCTACCAATTAGACGACGATTTATGGTTTCCAGACCCACGCCTAGCTGATGATGACGGATGCTTGGCGGTGGGCGGCGACCTGAGCATAGACCGACTGTTGCTGGCCTATCAGCACGGCATCTTCCCTTGGTTCTCGTTTCGCGACAACGAAGAGCCCGTGTGGTACTGTCCGCACGAGCGCTTCGTGATATTCCCCAACGAGATACATATCTCCCACTCTATGCGCACCTTACTAAATAAAAAGAAATACACGTTTTCTTTGAACGAGGACTTCGAGGGCGTGATTCATAATTGCAGCAAATTGCGCTACGAGGAAGAGGGTGCCTGGCTGGGCGAAGACATCATCAATGCCTATACGGAGCTGCACCATCAGGGCTTTGCTGCCAGCGTGGAGGTGTGGGAGAAGGACGATAGCGAAAGGGGGAAGCGACTGGTGGGTGGTCTCTATGGCGTGAATATCGGGTCGGCTTTCTTTGGCGAGAGTATGTTCTCGTTGGTGCCCAGCGGGTCAAAGCTAGCGCTAATCTATCTGGCTAAAACCATGCAGGAACTGGATGGCAGCATCATTGACTGTCAACTAAAAACCGCCCATCTGGAGTCGATGGGCGGCAGGTATATCAGTTACGACGAATATATGCGTCTGATACAATCTTAA
- the clpA gene encoding ATP-dependent Clp protease ATP-binding subunit ClpA has protein sequence MAEIKLTERLNDLLQDSIELCKERRYEFITPEVVLYELLSEDVFVSVIDFYCDITALMDEVENRLVETGFVPYNLEYQLMPSEQYTQMLGKASLQVISSSAEAIDIPHVVAAMLELENSWATYLLKKHLGDNESEFISDIISTYEEAGQIDQEEGGEHSEEASGWRRLVTCMNDMLDQKNPLIGREAELERTIQVLCRRDKNNPLHVGEPGVGKTALIYGLAARINNGDVPERLKGSKIYMLDLGTMLAGTQYRGDFEKRIKQVMDGVSGESRNNIIYIDEIHNMVGAGAVGESSMDASNMLKPYLERGDLRFIGSTTYEEYNKHFSRSKGLVRRFQQIDILEPSIDETVNILMQLRPRYEEFHGVVYEDEALRYAVEASAKYINDRFLPDKAIDLIDEAGAACEVRCQKEEGRCVTKADIAEVLAKTCKVEAMATKEDDNEKLSTLNSQLSTQIYGQDEAIRQVVEAVQMSKAGLLDDNKPTASLLFVGPTGVGKTEVARVLAKELGIELLRFDMSEYTEKHTVAKLIGSPAGYVGYEDGGLLTDAIRKTPHCVLLLDEIEKAHQDIYNILLQVMDYARLTDNKGRKADFRNVILIMTSNAGAQFAGQANIGFTGGVSRGEAMLKQVKKTFKPEFINRLSGTVVFNDMDHHMAELILKKKLRELQEKLTAKKVTLNLKDETFDALLKEGFTKEYGAREMDRVINQRLKPQLMREILFGSLKEGGSIIL, from the coding sequence ATGGCAGAAATAAAACTGACAGAAAGACTGAACGACCTGCTGCAGGACAGCATAGAGCTATGCAAGGAGCGAAGATATGAATTCATTACGCCCGAAGTGGTGCTCTATGAACTGCTCTCGGAGGATGTGTTTGTATCGGTGATTGACTTCTATTGCGACATCACAGCGCTGATGGACGAGGTGGAGAACAGGCTGGTGGAAACGGGATTCGTGCCCTACAACCTGGAATACCAACTGATGCCGTCGGAGCAATACACGCAGATGCTGGGAAAGGCATCGCTACAGGTAATCTCAAGTAGCGCCGAGGCAATAGATATACCTCACGTGGTGGCAGCCATGCTGGAGTTGGAAAACTCGTGGGCCACCTACCTGCTGAAGAAACACCTGGGCGACAACGAGTCGGAATTTATCAGCGACATCATATCGACTTACGAGGAGGCCGGCCAGATAGACCAGGAAGAGGGCGGCGAGCATTCGGAAGAGGCTTCCGGATGGCGACGACTGGTGACGTGTATGAACGACATGCTGGACCAGAAGAACCCGCTCATAGGACGCGAGGCGGAACTGGAACGCACGATTCAGGTGCTATGCCGTCGCGACAAGAACAACCCGCTGCATGTGGGCGAGCCTGGCGTGGGAAAGACGGCCCTGATATACGGACTGGCTGCACGCATCAACAACGGCGACGTGCCCGAGCGACTGAAGGGCAGCAAGATCTATATGCTGGACCTGGGCACGATGTTGGCCGGCACACAGTATCGCGGCGACTTCGAGAAGCGCATCAAACAGGTGATGGATGGCGTGTCGGGCGAGAGCAGAAACAACATCATCTATATCGACGAGATTCACAATATGGTGGGGGCTGGCGCTGTGGGCGAGAGCTCTATGGATGCCTCGAACATGCTAAAACCATACCTAGAGCGAGGTGATTTAAGATTCATTGGCTCAACAACTTACGAAGAATACAATAAGCATTTTTCACGCTCAAAAGGCCTTGTAAGACGCTTCCAGCAGATAGACATTCTGGAGCCCAGCATCGACGAGACAGTAAATATCCTGATGCAGCTGCGCCCCAGGTACGAGGAGTTCCACGGGGTGGTCTATGAAGACGAGGCCCTGCGCTATGCCGTAGAGGCGAGTGCGAAATATATCAACGACCGATTCCTGCCCGATAAGGCCATCGACCTGATTGATGAAGCGGGAGCTGCCTGTGAAGTAAGATGTCAGAAGGAAGAGGGAAGATGTGTGACGAAGGCTGATATTGCGGAGGTGTTAGCCAAGACCTGCAAGGTGGAGGCGATGGCAACGAAGGAGGACGACAACGAAAAACTCTCAACCCTCAACTCTCAACTTTCAACTCAAATTTACGGACAGGACGAGGCCATCCGTCAGGTGGTGGAGGCTGTGCAGATGTCGAAGGCAGGACTGCTGGACGACAACAAGCCCACGGCATCGCTGCTCTTCGTGGGGCCTACGGGCGTAGGAAAGACGGAGGTGGCACGCGTGCTGGCTAAGGAACTGGGCATCGAACTGCTACGCTTCGACATGAGTGAATATACGGAGAAGCATACCGTTGCCAAGCTCATTGGTTCGCCTGCCGGCTATGTGGGCTATGAGGACGGCGGACTGCTGACAGATGCCATCCGCAAAACGCCCCATTGCGTGCTGCTGCTCGACGAGATAGAGAAAGCGCATCAGGACATCTATAACATTCTGTTGCAGGTGATGGATTATGCCCGTCTGACTGACAACAAAGGACGGAAGGCCGACTTCCGCAACGTAATTCTGATTATGACGTCGAATGCTGGCGCACAGTTCGCAGGACAGGCTAACATCGGCTTTACGGGTGGCGTGAGTCGTGGCGAGGCGATGCTGAAGCAGGTGAAGAAGACGTTCAAGCCTGAGTTTATCAACCGACTGAGTGGCACGGTGGTGTTCAACGATATGGACCACCACATGGCGGAGCTGATTCTCAAGAAGAAACTGCGCGAACTGCAGGAGAAACTCACGGCGAAGAAGGTGACGCTGAACCTGAAGGACGAGACCTTCGATGCGCTACTGAAAGAAGGTTTTACGAAGGAGTATGGTGCGCGCGAAATGGACCGCGTGATTAATCAGCGCCTGAAGCCTCAACTGATGCGCGAAATACTCTTCGGCTCACTCAAAGAAGGAGGAAGCATCATCCTCTAA
- the rhuM gene encoding RhuM family protein produces the protein MPQKENKLILYKDDEGKLSVNTLFADEDVWLTQAQLVEIYQSSKSNISEHLKNIFEDKELDKDSVVQKFRTTAADGKNYQVLHYNLDVIIALGYRVQSPIAVRFRQKM, from the coding sequence ATGCCACAGAAGGAGAATAAACTGATACTATATAAAGATGATGAGGGAAAACTGAGTGTAAATACTCTGTTTGCCGATGAGGATGTGTGGTTGACGCAAGCGCAACTGGTGGAGATTTATCAGTCGAGCAAATCAAATATCAGTGAACATCTTAAAAACATCTTTGAAGATAAAGAACTAGACAAAGATTCAGTAGTTCAGAAATTCCGAACAACTGCCGCCGATGGCAAAAATTATCAGGTACTGCATTACAACCTCGATGTTATTATCGCCCTTGGTTATCGTGTTCAGTCACCTATAGCAGTACGTTTCCGTCAAAAGATGTAA
- a CDS encoding ATP-dependent Clp protease adaptor ClpS, producing MPQEQSQIRERQRTDLREPPRYKVTIHNDDFTPMDFVVKVLTQVFFKQPAEAEQLMLQVHHSDKAVVGIYTYDIAVSKVKRATMMARNEGYPLRLTYEPD from the coding sequence ATGCCACAGGAACAATCGCAGATTCGCGAACGGCAACGCACAGACCTGCGCGAGCCGCCACGCTATAAGGTGACTATTCACAACGATGACTTCACACCAATGGACTTCGTAGTGAAGGTGCTGACACAGGTGTTTTTCAAACAGCCTGCGGAGGCAGAACAACTGATGTTACAGGTGCATCACTCGGACAAGGCGGTGGTGGGTATCTATACCTACGACATCGCCGTGTCGAAAGTAAAAAGGGCCACGATGATGGCACGCAACGAGGGATACCCCCTGAGGCTGACTTATGAACCAGATTAA
- a CDS encoding YebC/PmpR family DNA-binding transcriptional regulator: MGRAFEYRKATKLKRWGHMAKTFTKIGKQIAIAVKAGGPEPENNPALRACIANAKRENMPKDNIERAIKNAMGKDQSDYKEVTYEGYGPHGVAIFVETLTDNTTRTVGDVRSVFNKFNGNLGTQGSLSFLFDHKSVFTFKKKDGLDMDEMILDLIDYGVDDEFDEDEEENSITIYGDPSSFSAIQKHLEENGFEVTGAEFTRIPNDLKDVTAEERETIDKMVEKLEDFDDVQTVYTNMKPEEE; encoded by the coding sequence ATGGGAAGAGCATTTGAATATCGTAAAGCAACAAAGCTGAAGAGATGGGGCCACATGGCCAAGACATTTACAAAGATTGGTAAGCAGATTGCTATTGCCGTGAAGGCAGGCGGTCCAGAGCCTGAGAACAACCCTGCACTCCGTGCTTGCATTGCTAATGCTAAGCGCGAGAACATGCCGAAGGATAACATCGAGCGTGCTATCAAGAACGCAATGGGTAAGGACCAGAGCGATTACAAGGAGGTAACCTACGAGGGATATGGCCCTCACGGCGTTGCTATCTTCGTTGAGACCCTGACCGACAACACCACACGTACCGTGGGCGACGTTCGTTCTGTATTCAACAAGTTCAATGGTAACCTGGGTACTCAGGGTTCGCTGAGCTTCCTCTTCGACCACAAGAGCGTGTTCACCTTCAAGAAGAAGGACGGACTGGATATGGACGAGATGATTCTCGACCTGATTGACTACGGTGTGGACGATGAGTTTGATGAGGATGAGGAAGAGAACAGCATCACTATCTACGGCGATCCTTCTTCATTCAGCGCTATCCAGAAGCACCTGGAGGAGAATGGCTTCGAGGTAACTGGTGCTGAGTTCACTCGTATCCCCAACGATCTGAAGGACGTTACAGCTGAGGAGCGCGAGACTATCGACAAGATGGTTGAGAAGCTCGAGGACTTCGACGATGTGCAGACCGTTTACACCAACATGAAGCCCGAGGAAGAGTAA
- the pheT gene encoding phenylalanine--tRNA ligase subunit beta, with amino-acid sequence MNISYKWLKEYVDFDLSPQQVCDALTSTGLEVDALEEVQSIRGGLKGLYVGKVLTCEVHPNSDHLHVTTVDLGKGEPSQIVCGAPNVAAGQKVIVADLGCVLYDGEQEFVIKKSKLRGVESNGMICAEDEIGVGTSHDGIIVLPEDAVVGTPAAEYYNLESDWLIEVDITANRADALSHWGVARDLYAWLKQNGYETSLHRPVVDDFVVDNHDLPISVEIENTEACKRYACVSVTGCEVKESPDWLKNKLTTIGLRPINNIVDITNYVMMAYGQPLHTFDADMVKGHKIVVKTMPEGTPFVTLDGEEHKLSNRDLAICNAEDPMCIAGVFGGKGSGTYETTKNVVLESAYFHPTWIRKSARRHGLSTDASFRFERGIDPNGVIYALKQAALLCKELAGGKVSMEICDVYPEKMENAVVDLQYSYVHNLVGKDIPVETIKSICETLEMKVLSETAEGLKLEIPAYRVDVTRPCDVVEDILRIYGYNNVEIPTQLKSSLVIKAEEDRKHKLQNLVSEQLVGAGFNEILNNSLTKTAYYGEDETVVKIMNPLSSDLGVMRQTLLYGGLESVEHNVKRKNANLHFFEFGNCYFFDPEKKNEDNPMQAYKEENFMGIWVTGKRVEGSWAHPNEDSTYYELAAYVQNILSRIGMKQGLMVQKKSENPNFSAGIVIENRGGKKLIEMGILSKKLLKQFDLQQPVYFAELNWTQLMKATKKNEVTFTEISKHPAVSRDLALLVDNSVEFAQIEQIARQTEKKLLKKVELFDVYEGKNLPEGKKSYAVNFILQDTEKTMNDKQIDAIMQKLIANIKKQLNAELR; translated from the coding sequence ATGAATATTTCTTATAAATGGCTGAAAGAATACGTTGATTTCGACCTTTCGCCGCAGCAGGTATGCGATGCACTCACCTCTACGGGACTCGAAGTTGACGCTCTGGAAGAAGTACAGTCCATACGTGGTGGACTGAAAGGACTCTATGTGGGCAAGGTGCTCACTTGCGAAGTGCATCCCAACTCTGATCACCTGCATGTAACGACAGTTGACCTGGGCAAGGGCGAACCCTCACAGATCGTGTGTGGTGCTCCTAATGTGGCTGCTGGTCAGAAAGTTATCGTTGCTGACCTGGGCTGCGTGCTCTATGATGGTGAACAGGAATTTGTTATCAAGAAATCAAAATTACGTGGCGTCGAGTCTAACGGTATGATCTGTGCCGAGGACGAGATTGGCGTAGGCACCAGCCACGATGGCATCATCGTGCTCCCTGAGGACGCTGTAGTAGGTACGCCCGCTGCTGAGTATTACAATCTGGAGAGCGACTGGCTCATCGAGGTGGACATCACAGCTAACCGTGCTGATGCCCTGTCTCATTGGGGCGTAGCTCGCGACCTCTATGCTTGGTTGAAGCAGAATGGCTATGAAACCAGTCTTCACCGTCCCGTGGTCGATGATTTCGTCGTCGACAACCACGACCTCCCCATCTCAGTAGAGATTGAGAATACTGAGGCCTGCAAGCGCTATGCTTGTGTGAGCGTTACTGGTTGTGAGGTGAAGGAATCACCCGATTGGCTGAAGAACAAGCTGACCACCATTGGTCTGCGTCCTATCAATAATATCGTAGATATCACAAACTATGTGATGATGGCCTATGGTCAGCCTTTGCACACTTTCGATGCCGATATGGTGAAGGGTCATAAGATTGTGGTGAAGACCATGCCAGAGGGTACACCTTTCGTAACACTCGATGGTGAGGAACATAAGCTTTCTAATCGCGACCTGGCTATCTGCAACGCTGAGGATCCCATGTGTATCGCTGGCGTATTTGGCGGAAAGGGTAGTGGTACCTACGAGACCACTAAGAACGTAGTGCTCGAGAGTGCTTACTTCCATCCCACATGGATTCGTAAGAGTGCCCGTCGTCACGGCCTCTCTACAGATGCTTCGTTCCGTTTCGAGCGTGGTATCGATCCCAATGGTGTTATCTATGCCCTGAAGCAGGCTGCTCTGCTCTGCAAGGAGTTGGCAGGTGGTAAGGTCTCTATGGAGATCTGCGATGTTTATCCTGAGAAGATGGAGAACGCCGTTGTTGACCTGCAGTACAGCTATGTACACAACCTTGTAGGTAAGGACATCCCCGTTGAGACTATCAAGAGCATTTGCGAGACATTGGAGATGAAGGTGCTCAGCGAGACTGCTGAAGGCCTGAAACTCGAGATTCCTGCTTATCGTGTGGATGTTACTCGTCCTTGCGATGTGGTAGAGGATATCCTGCGTATCTATGGCTATAATAATGTAGAGATTCCTACACAGTTGAAGTCAAGCCTCGTTATCAAAGCCGAGGAAGACCGCAAGCATAAGTTGCAGAACCTGGTTTCTGAACAGCTCGTTGGTGCTGGTTTCAATGAAATTCTGAATAACTCATTGACAAAGACTGCCTATTATGGCGAGGACGAGACAGTGGTAAAGATAATGAACCCCCTGTCAAGCGACCTTGGCGTGATGCGCCAGACGCTACTTTATGGTGGTCTTGAGAGCGTGGAGCACAACGTGAAGCGTAAGAATGCCAACCTGCATTTCTTCGAGTTTGGTAACTGCTACTTCTTCGATCCTGAGAAGAAGAACGAGGATAACCCCATGCAGGCTTATAAGGAAGAGAACTTCATGGGCATCTGGGTAACAGGTAAACGCGTAGAGGGCTCGTGGGCACATCCCAATGAGGATTCTACTTATTACGAGCTGGCTGCCTATGTTCAGAATATCCTGAGTCGCATTGGTATGAAGCAGGGCCTGATGGTTCAGAAGAAGTCAGAGAATCCTAACTTCTCTGCTGGTATCGTTATCGAGAATCGTGGTGGCAAGAAGCTCATTGAGATGGGTATCCTGTCTAAGAAGCTCCTGAAGCAGTTCGACCTGCAGCAGCCTGTCTATTTCGCTGAGCTCAACTGGACCCAGCTGATGAAGGCTACGAAGAAGAACGAGGTGACCTTCACCGAGATTTCTAAGCATCCTGCCGTAAGTCGCGACTTGGCTCTGTTGGTAGATAACAGCGTAGAGTTTGCACAGATTGAGCAGATTGCCCGTCAGACTGAGAAGAAGCTGCTGAAGAAGGTAGAATTGTTCGACGTTTACGAGGGTAAGAACCTGCCCGAAGGCAAGAAGTCGTATGCTGTGAACTTCATCCTGCAGGATACAGAGAAGACGATGAACGACAAGCAGATTGATGCTATCATGCAGAAGCTGATTGCTAACATCAAGAAGCAGTTGAATGCGGAGCTCCGCTAA
- a CDS encoding VapE domain-containing protein, giving the protein MPKNLTLKGEALGASLEGTLVVEQFLNESYRFRRNVLNGKVEFLRRAELEHASQNAEEDFRPLTQEALNSIILRAKREGLFDAGVTKSDFSDYIYSEDVPLYDPVKDYLESLPAWDGQNHVAQLFSRIPGVSSEQLAFLSIWLRSVVAHWLQMDTLHGNECVPTLIGAQGCGKTTFLRRLLPQPLRQYYLDHLNLSNKFDKEMALTNNLLVNLDELEAVRPSQHAALKQTLSKSKVNGRPIFGRAQEDRPRYASFTATTNNPHPLTDATGSRRYICLNIPQGLFINNTGEIAYEQLYAQVIYELREQKAPYWFNNDEVARIQELNLGYMEQKDLADIVAACFRKPKAEEAVKAMNSQQLLEVIKKEYPSLPATHSTKVHLGLAMKELGFERISHGNQAFYKAVPQKAA; this is encoded by the coding sequence ATGCCTAAAAATCTTACCCTTAAAGGTGAGGCTCTTGGAGCGTCACTTGAGGGAACGCTTGTAGTAGAGCAGTTCCTAAATGAAAGTTACCGTTTCCGTCGCAACGTGCTGAACGGGAAGGTGGAGTTCTTGCGTCGAGCAGAACTCGAACATGCATCCCAGAATGCCGAGGAGGACTTCCGTCCGCTGACGCAGGAGGCGCTGAACAGCATCATCCTGCGTGCTAAGCGTGAAGGACTCTTTGATGCTGGTGTCACGAAGTCGGACTTTTCCGACTATATCTATTCTGAGGATGTGCCTCTGTATGATCCAGTAAAGGATTACTTGGAGAGTCTGCCTGCATGGGACGGTCAGAACCATGTAGCTCAGCTTTTCAGTCGCATTCCAGGAGTCAGCTCTGAGCAACTGGCATTCCTGAGTATCTGGTTGCGCTCCGTTGTGGCCCACTGGCTTCAGATGGACACCCTTCATGGAAACGAATGTGTGCCAACGCTGATTGGTGCTCAGGGATGTGGCAAGACCACCTTCCTGCGCCGACTCCTACCCCAGCCTCTTCGCCAGTATTACCTGGACCACCTGAACCTATCGAACAAATTCGATAAGGAGATGGCGCTGACGAACAACCTGCTGGTGAACCTCGATGAGCTGGAGGCCGTACGTCCCAGTCAACATGCGGCGTTGAAGCAGACGCTCTCGAAGAGCAAGGTGAACGGACGTCCTATCTTTGGTCGAGCTCAGGAGGATCGTCCTCGCTATGCCTCGTTTACGGCCACCACGAATAATCCTCATCCGCTGACGGATGCTACGGGCAGTCGTCGATATATCTGCCTGAATATTCCTCAGGGTCTGTTTATCAACAATACTGGCGAGATAGCCTACGAACAGCTCTACGCGCAGGTGATTTATGAACTGCGTGAGCAGAAGGCACCTTATTGGTTTAACAACGACGAAGTAGCTCGTATTCAAGAACTTAACCTCGGTTATATGGAACAGAAGGATTTGGCTGATATCGTAGCCGCCTGCTTCCGCAAGCCCAAGGCCGAGGAAGCGGTGAAGGCTATGAACAGCCAGCAGTTGCTGGAGGTTATCAAGAAAGAATATCCTTCACTTCCAGCCACGCATAGCACCAAAGTACACTTGGGACTGGCCATGAAGGAACTGGGATTCGAGCGCATCAGTCACGGCAATCAGGCTTTCTACAAAGCGGTGCCGCAAAAGGCAGCATGA